The genomic window aagataagtcaaatattatttcatatatttttttttctatcaatgtTGTTTTCCCCGTCTTTTCAGTCTTTATACTTGTTACAAATTATTATCGATCTTATTCTTGATCtcatttctcaaaaaagttctcaaaatattcaaattaaagagATTCTTTTGAGAAGTGTTTCTGCAAAAGATTTTTcggaataaaagttattttaacagCTTTTGTTCAAATGTTTACCAAAATCTCAATgctcacaaataaataatcacttaaaataataagactCGCCATAATACGTATGTATGGGCattatacttacatacataaatgctGCTTAGAGAACTCCATCAGAAACCTTCTTTAAACATTAATACCCTTACTAtaagaatacatatttaatattcatttctcAGGAGTTTTGGCAAATATATATTCGGTCTAGAACATTCCAGTCTTAGAATCAGTCCTTGGGAGCTGTCCATAAGATACTAGTTACAAATTTAGGCAttcaaagaatatgaaattaTGTACCTTATACCAAGAAATatcatagaaatacaagattattcCTTAACGCGTGTaggactgatgtttgacttccaccacgcttttaatattgacgtcatggtagatgagaggttgtgtgttttgtaaaaatctgcCTCCCTTACCCTGCAGTGGGtgcaatacatcagattgaatattctagtaagcccgattacatgatggtctaaccttgtatttctattaaccttcctTCATACATAATGCTTTACCTTGAAacaaataataagttaaaaaaatcaggtTACAAAAAGAGTGCAaccttcaaatttcatatttttttaaccctgGTACAGTTTTGCATCTTTATTATAGAAGATGCTTGACACAATGATGTGCAAATGCAATTCTCATACATTCTATTATCTCTTCTAGATAAGCTTTCATAATCATCatgtactttttcaaaatcattgCAAGGACTGTGGGAGATTATTTAAGGAATTCGGAGTATTAATGGACTCAGTCATGCTGCACGTGCCAAAAGTAAATTGAAAAGAGTTTATTGGTGAGTTATTTAGATACTTTATTGTACTTTATTACTTGTCCTCATGTGATACCATTTTATAAGGCTAACACTTGTCGTCATTGGTGGAATTCTCACGTCTCTCAACATTTTTGACATAATCAAGGACTTTCAAAGCTATCCTGTTACTACATCCATCGATATAAAGAGAGACTCCATCATTTCCTTCCCTGCCGTAACTATTTGCAATCTTAACAGGTGATGTATAAGCATATGTTTCCCAACAGTAGCCTAACTAGAGTATCACACAAGGATCCATTGTCTGAGAACATTTGATGAACTTGAAGATTTGGAACGCTTTCGTTTTACGTATGCTAAGCATCGATATATGGAAAATGAGTTGACAGTTGGGAGAAAGGACTATGCaacactcaaaaaaataatggttattACAGGATGTATGGAAAAAGTGTGTGAAATCTTTGAGAAGTATGTCTTGGAGACTGAGAAAGTAAAAAAGAACTTGTATATTTCTCTGGGGATTTATTGCAATAAATCTAGTTTTTTTGACTGCACCACGGCCATGGCAGTAAGTAacaatcagaaaaaatatttattcagtcaTTCTGATGTTTGCCTTCCAAGTATTTTGATTTATCCAAAACAGTTGATAAAAAGCGGATCGTCAAGTCGCTTTTAAAGCAAGAGTGTGATGTTCAAGAAATCTGTATGTATAGaagggattttgaaaaaaaggaggtTTGTCAACCTTCCACTTTCAACTACGTAAGTTGTTTAGAATAATGCCCGCAAGTCAGTTTTACCCAGTGGCAAAGTGCCAAGGTTTGCCATGGTGAGGTCAGGTACAAATTTTAGTGCCTCTTTGTTACAGATTtacaaaagtacatatatttttattttaaaaagggctCTTTGCTATTATTGGATCTTGTACTTgtttaagaaaagaaatttcagaaatttttcTTCAGAGTTGACGTCCCTGTCAgaatattctttcaaattttctttccttcacattttttaatttgaacttttttcaaaaatatttttttttttttttttttttcaattttgtgaccattattaccttttttttgtttttttgtaaacaatattcatttcattttctcaaaccgcctttttttgataaatgatatatatatttcattgaatgacgtctttttttaagaaaacaaaattatctctttattctattttcatggccttttcttaaaataacttttttgtttaaaggaggaaatctttgtttttttttagaaaagcaatttccattatttttcttaaatgaccTCTTTATAATTTGTTGTAATCTTTTTTCCTACTTTTGCACACCTTTAACTTTTGTCGGgcattaaaatattcatcactGGTGGTACCATGGATCCTGTGGCCTCCTCTGCcactttacaaaatacaaaacattttattcacaATATATACAATCTGCAGGCCCCTATTTTATTATGTGAAAGCGTGGGGTCAAGGTCAAATTCCCCCAAGACCATCCCTTAAAAATTGTAGCAGAGGTGGCCACAGGAAGTTGGCTAGAAAGGTTGTAGCCCCCCTTCCAACTATAAAAGAGgttatttgatcaaattcagTCCAGGgtcaaaatttattaacttaaaaataagtgCCCCCTTCCGATAACATCCTGGGAACGCCCCTGGGTAGTGATTGTCTGGTTCATATTGATAGAATTCTAAGTCAAACATTAGAATAACTGTTCATTAACTTCCTTTTAGATCAAATCAATAACTAAACCTAAGAAACCAAAATCAGTTAtcgatcaaataaaaaaatttcgaagaAGGATGTAAATAAGGCTTTTAAAAAACACATCTTTAAGCCGGATAAGGTTGATATCAATTTCCGAAAGGAAGACGAATTTAATGAGCTATTCTTTGAGTTATCAAGCAAAACAAGAGAAGCAATTGGGCATCCTTTGAAAAACATAGATAGTCTCAATTGGAGCACAATCAAAGGATTTATGATTGACTGTAGTTTCAAGGGAAGTTCTTGTTATCATGAGAAATTTTGGAGAGTAATGAGTATACCCTGCTGCGGCAATTGCTTTACTTTCAACACGATATTCAATGATCAGGATAACGACACCTTGAAAAAAGTTTCGCTTACAGGGATCATGAATGGTTCGTTCTTATTatcctacaaaaatatactacattcatttaataatatcgCAAATATACTATCGGtctttattgattaattataatttattataattaatcaatgtcCTATCTTGATTTTCTTGCTCCTACTCAGCTCTAAATCCAATGCTTCAACcatgatttgtttgtttttaaatcatcttttttattagGCCTAAGTTTAGAACTATATTTGAATCAGgataattatatgcaaaaagGACTTTCACGAAAAGCTGGAGCCACGGTTGTGATCCATGATGGTGCTGTTCTCCCTCAAATTGAAGAATTCGGTCATCAAATACCCCCAAAAACAGCGACATCCATAGCACTTGAAAAAGttagttaagaaataaaaactattattggttttatataaatatatatatatatatacatgtactcatgttggatttttctttggaaatcCTGGAAGGGTCTGAGACTGTTTTAATCTTTGTTGAACCGAAGTAATTCAGTTCTTTAAATAAGTTGAGGTCTGAAACAGTCTCATAGAATAATTCGGTCTAGATtggtctcataaaaaaattaggggTCTCACTCAAATTCGCTCTAAACCGAGtctatagatgaattattgAAGACCTCATGTGTGACGTCAAATTGTGAGCATATGCACAAGGACGTTACATGTATTTTAGCGTGCTTTATCAGTAGACAACCCATATAGTTTGGATCTACCAAGGGAGACCAGAAAAAATGGACCCAATGAGTTCGAAATATTGGTTCAATTTGgtcaagaaaaattaaaaattaaccgAACCGAAAATTAAATCGGTCTTGGACTTTGTTTCAAATCTAATACATATGTAcgctaataaatattttcctacttgcgcagaaaatatcaaaactcATGCCACATCCCTATGAAACGGATTGTATCAACTACTGGAGTGACAcgaaatactttaattatattgtgAAGGATATTCAGCACATATACTCTCTTGAGGTAAGCAAATAACTATGTACTTTTAATCCTACCAACTtcttaatatgataattatccTCCAATATCTACTCAACAGTCTTGCCAGAAGCTTTGCATTCAAATTGAGCTCATTGATCGCTGTAATTGTCAACATGTACACTTATACACATCCCTACTCAATGAAACCTATATCACTGACAAGGATGGAACACCCCTACGTACGTGTTCGTCCATTCCTTCGGATAAGAGTAAGATTGAAAtggatattatgtatattgtttttcttcatatttctttttgcCTAATTTGATAGATGCAGACTACAAATGCTACATGAACGTTCAAAGAGAGCACGATGAAGGAGTCCAAACATGCGACTGCAAAAACCCATGTTTGTGAGTCTCCTTTTGATTTAGTTAGCAATTTTCACTCAAGTATAATTAATCCCAAGGTTGATagatacagggagcggggatcaaaatctcgccaaaatatttttctacaaaaaacaagacaaaatatacagttttttacttttttattgaaaatcaaaactatgacgaggatataggtatagagtagccattcattcgatataatcaccgttggcatcaataacgatCTCAATATAgtctctgaaccggccgcaggcccatctcattgtccatgttcccgaatacctccttgatggagtccatcaggctggccttggtgctatgggatgtctgttggtatgtcgagagacataccaacagacaaaatagtccaaaagattaaggtcgggagagttaggaggccacaaatccttggttacgacgtcataacagttctcggttaaccactgcatggagaatATGGACACATGGCAgtgtgctgagtcctgttgccacacccagggcctgtctccggccaccgcttggatccagggcagaaccaccttctccataacatccaggtagacctctgtattgacctttagacccgtttcaaatatgtggggaggcataacaggACCTTCAcagctgaccaccccgaacaccatgacagttgcagggaacttgggcttcattaccttcctcacatggctggtgcaggtagctatccacctgttgttctgcttgatgaccttctgatcttgacagaaattcttttcatcagagaaaaaccacagtatcctgggctgctttgggtgcttgagcttgttgagcaattttgttgacttcatcagcttgttgtcctttgccttctgggtcaagatctggcccacctgcatcttgtagctcctgcggCCTTCATGGAcaatcttcttcaccttgtcgacaaattCAGTGTCCCTTACCTTCCTGTcagcgccctcctccttgggtgccctctttatggtggcatcaacatcccaggtgtcctctagcttcttacagatacgctgaacagtccgtaaattcactcctaaggttgaagcaatcgttgaattggagatttcacctccattattaaccaatgccatgactacggcggacctcgaaagctcctcgttccacttatagctctttatctcctcatatgatgacggcatgatgctaactgaactacgtatcgtcagctgacaagaatagctttcctatttggtaaccggtttttttatttgacaatgtcgtcttcaagttatcaagttTTAAAGTAgacaacaatttgatccccactccctgtacagaaggttagaccatcatgtaatcgggcttgctaggattttcaatttaatgtatcgtaccaactgcatggcaagaaaaacagattttgacacaacacgcaaccactcatctactatgacgtcaatattaaaagcgtggtggaagtcaaacatcagtcgtacacgcgttattctataaatttgtaattttattaaccttgattaaTCCTAAGATTGTATTCCTTTCCCGTATCTTATCCCTCTTTCAGACTTTTAATACTATTTagttgttagtttttttttttgttgatcaaACCCTTTTCCTCCATCACTATAAAGAGTGAACAGAAAGAGAATTAAAAAACCACTAATTACTAAGGAATTCAGTTCTTGGACAGATTCAATTCTAATTTTCCCTGTAtcttaagttattttaagaGTAATACTTTAggttcatttcaaaattagtttcGTGTTGgggcacatttttttttttttttttttcagatcagTTGCTTATAGAATGTCAGTTGCAACATCTGATTGGCCATCAGATTACTATATGGTAAGCTATTCCAGAGCTATAactaatttatcatattaatgaacacattttttgaaagcctattattttggaaaagttgAATGAAAGTAGAATAATTAGTCCTGTGGATAGCCTATTGCGAAAACGTGACTACGTTCGAGCGGATGTATTTTTTGAGAGTCTAAATGTTTTATCCGTCAAAACAAATCCGAAATATAATGTCCGTTTGTGTACTTATAGAGTCAAAAATGTAGATCTAATTCACTCATTTAATTATAGATTGACTCTTTCTTTGCGGGATTAGGAGGAGCTTTAAGTTTCTACATGGGGATTGCCATCATTATGGTGTTTGAAGCTCTGGAACTCATATTTGACATTTTAGTTACTGCTATGAAAGAATTGGGACAAATAGAACGAAAggaaccaaaataaaaatataattgcgTTCTATAACTCCTTTGTACACCATTGGAAATCACATTTCTTCACAAATATCGAGAGAAATACATTGATACTACTGCAtgcctttctttattttattatcactcAATAGGTACAAGTATATTTGCGGggaaaaaaggataataaatgGAAATTGATTGGATTTCCACGTTGAAAACATCTCTTccctgtaatattatttttgcttatttaccaacattattaaatattatgtacatctAAGTTCATTCTCCAGCAACTCACCTCTACAACCCGAGGGCTGcagtgtatttttggatattaaaatggGGCCATCGTGCTTAGAGAAGCGGCtgtattggaatattttttattcttcaatagtTTTAATGCCCGATCAtaataataggtgaagtaaaaagttataagcgttttttcgctttattttgataataaaatttacaaagcTAGAATTATCCGATTTAAAACAAGTATCCCCCGTTTTGTTCGATAACTGTTATACATTTTGAAGGCAATTTTATAATTCCGTGAATGAAGAAGTCTTCCTCCCTCAATATTTTTTGGCAGTTGTTCTCGTATCCGACCTATTTTTCTTCACAAGTCACCATAGTCTTCAAAAATGGATCAATTTCGTTACGTTTCAGCAAAGAGTCGAAAACATCAATGCAATCCTAAAGGACCCTTTAAGTCCATTCGTGTGGCGCCCATACATCGAGCTTCTTCTTAATACTAGTCATGTGAAAATAGTTCCAAACAGTTCTCTGGGTAATCTTCAGTTCCTAATCAATAGAATAAATGATtacatgccggtccaactcgacgatttccattattttatcgacattgtCGATGATTGGCCAACCAGAGTGTGCCTCATCTTCGACGTCTATACAACGAGAACGGAAATATTTGGAACCACCGCTTTGCTATTGCGTTCGATACAGTATTGGATCCCCAAATAGCAAAAATTTTCGacttggtcgtagtgatactgaagaatgtattgaaTTGTCTCttattttacttccattttggaacactgtaacacacaactggcttcaacaaacacaaaactgtaaatcaactttttttaagtgtacggtTAACCTTTAAGATTacttaagttttttatattagtagcTCACTAtagacatctagcgaaaaacattcagaactttttacttagcCTAATATAAATTCCAACGAAATTGCAACaagataatattgtcttgcaatgaaattacttcCAATAATGTTGCTTCAcaatgatattacccacaacaattttgtctcacaatgataatgtacacaacgCAATGATATTAACCCAACAATTGGGTCTGCATACTTTTTACCAGAATCATCTTACCAGACCCCATGACAAGgcaccaaaatttaaattttaaaaagtcctGATTTTCCAAGCAATTACTTTGTTTTATCTACTCATATTCACACTAAAGAGAGACATACCTAACGATTAAAGCCAACTTGTATGAAGATGAGGGGATATCTTTCAGTCGTAGGAGGGATTGTTGATTTATGCAAAtgtgcaaatataatttttgcccAACTTTTCTATTACTCACATATAATGGgagtattttattgaaaaatattttaaatccttcCACCTTTTTATTTTAGCCTGTGTACTAGAATGccccattttttaatttgatttgagtataattttaagtctatgtttcaaaagtttcagtcttcaaatgctgcttttttttttttacctctatagccatttgaaaataacttttatctaTTTGTTAATGGATTCAGCAGTTTCAACTTAATAGTTATGAttctgaatttcaaaaaatttaataaagttcattttctcaaGTGAAAGAGAAGAGACTATAATCTtgatttttcacttttttgaaacataaattgtAGCCTAATCGGATATCGTACGATCAAAAACACTCTAATAACCTCCAAATCGAATTAAATAAGTAAGACAGAGGTCAGTCTTAAATTTTATGAGCATTGGCTGAAGTAATAGTGACTACCATTATTTAGAATGTATAATTCAAATctacatttgattaaaaaattcaaaagaaacatcgattttaactaaaaatgaccatgatttatcttataaatcaagaagaaatatccataaaacaaaatatactttaatcaCATTAGTGAACCCACTTTAATAGAGTTTAATCAAATAGATCTGCATCtatccaatattatatttagatattacaCAATGTAAATACTCTTTATAAAGGaaacagtatttaaaaaaaaaataataatgaacaattaATGAAGTGAATAAATCAAACTGTATAATTAATAGatgttttcaattatattatagataagTTATGTGGAGATACTATAAGATACCAAAACACAATCTTCTTGAACTAATaacgtttttttaaaggacaagctattattaaaaatgtattataccattgtctataaaaaactaaagtaaaaaagttacacataaaaaaaatgtctaattgtCTGAAGAATGTTCGTGTGATTCAGAGAGTCTTTGACTGCTACCATTTGGATTATTTTGGTGAACGGAAGAAGATGAAACACGTGATAAACGaaggtttaaaaaaagtctcctttgtgaataattattgatCCAGTTATTTCGCAAGCGACGATATCGGTTCAAGATATTGAATCGGAATCTCTGTCTAGAGGTATGTGCTAGTTGTGCCGCCAAAGCTGCCACATATGTTCCCTCTGCGTGAAATGTACCTCCATTTAACGGAGATGATCTTTCGTGTGTAAGTAGGGGATTTTGATCATTCATTTCCTCTTTATTACGCTGTCCattatgaaatacttttttccgACATTGTGGacaaatattcttctttttgagTAGCCAAGGATCAATGCAACATTTGTGATATCCATGATCACATGGCAAAATTCGGAGagtatcattattaataaagtcaTCCAAACAAATACAACACGTGTCATATGGAGAATTACCTCTGTTGTATTTTATGATGGGAAGATTCTTTAAAGCGCTTTTAGATAGGCAATTTCTCCGATTTTGAAGATGAT from Lepeophtheirus salmonis chromosome 1, UVic_Lsal_1.4, whole genome shotgun sequence includes these protein-coding regions:
- the LOC121120339 gene encoding epithelial sodium channel subunit beta-like isoform X1, whose translation is MENELTVGRKDYATLKKIMVITGCMEKVCEIFEKYVLETEKVKKNLYISLGIYCNKSSFFDCTTAMAYFDLSKTVDKKRIVKSLLKQECDVQEICMYRRDFEKKEVCQPSTFNYKISKLMPHPYETDCINYWSDTKYFNYIVKDIQHIYSLESCQKLCIQIELIDRCNCQHVHLYTSLLNETYITDKDGTPLRTCSSIPSDKNADYKCYMNVQREHDEGVQTCDCKNPCLSVAYRMSVATSDWPSDYYMPIILEKLNESRIISPVDSLLRKRDYVRADVFFESLNVLSVKTNPKYNIDSFFAGLGGALSFYMGIAIIMVFEALELIFDILVTAMKELGQIERKEPK
- the LOC121120339 gene encoding epithelial sodium channel subunit gamma-like isoform X2, with protein sequence MIDCSFKGSSCYHEKFWRVMSIPCCGNCFTFNTIFNDQDNDTLKKVSLTGIMNGLSLELYLNQDNYMQKGLSRKAGATVVIHDGAVLPQIEEFGHQIPPKTATSIALEKKISKLMPHPYETDCINYWSDTKYFNYIVKDIQHIYSLESCQKLCIQIELIDRCNCQHVHLYTSLLNETYITDKDGTPLRTCSSIPSDKNADYKCYMNVQREHDEGVQTCDCKNPCLSVAYRMSVATSDWPSDYYMPIILEKLNESRIISPVDSLLRKRDYVRADVFFESLNVLSVKTNPKYNIDSFFAGLGGALSFYMGIAIIMVFEALELIFDILVTAMKELGQIERKEPK
- the LOC121131947 gene encoding E3 ubiquitin-protein ligase RNF167, whose protein sequence is MQKFVVFVILFHGFKLFSVRSEIIIRDGNGDIPLYIRIKSMEASFGHSLPFRGLIGFVKSSEPLDGCSHVQKAPDRYPRDPHWFIILKRSSNCTFIDKVEAATIGNYSAAIVFNDRSDRVFHMGGNSPNLIPSVFIGATDGEKILKNYLFPKNIHSFIAIYPEESFQVWMYLYPLVIFIAILLTVISIKYIQYHLQNRRNCLSKSALKNLPIIKYNRGNSPYDTCCICLDDFINNDTLRILPCDHGYHKCCIDPWLLKKKNICPQCRKKVFHNGQRNKEEMNDQNPLLTHERSSPLNGGTFHAEGTYVAALAAQLAHTSRQRFRFNILNRYRRLRNNWINNYSQRRLFLNLRLSRVSSSSVHQNNPNGSSQRLSESHEHSSDN